The Carassius carassius chromosome 32, fCarCar2.1, whole genome shotgun sequence DNA window TGGGATGTATCATTTTTCTTCTATTGCTGTAGTAGTTATTAAACTGTATTCAGACTTGTAGGCCTGTTGTCCATTAGGtaaattagttttagtttttttttttttttttttttttaaataggcctaACAAGTTATTCCCAATTATTAATTTTGGAGTAGTGACAGCCACACTTTGAATTATGTTTTGATGTCTGCTGTTTTCAGCAGCAGTTATTGGGGGAGACAAATGTGTTTGCTGTCAACCATTATAGACTCAAACAAGAATGTCCATTGTTttgctattaaaatatttaaataatgtaagcTGATATGGGAAATGGAGGGTTAACATGGTTTACACACATCATGAATCAACAGCATGCCACTGTGAATATGAAAAAGCTTTTTCAGAACTCGGTAATTATTTGGAAAGACAACTACTCATGAAGTAACTACGATAATAAGCTGTGAGTACACCAGTAACAGGTATGCTAAAATACTTGAAAACTCTCTCAGAGTGGCGTGGTAACTGGATAATAGTGACAACTCATGAATAATTTATGTAAGGTGAGTAGGCATAGGTTGGGCTGACAAACTGCGCGTGCTCGTGTCGTTTAGTGTTGTGACGTAACTACTGCGAACGCGTTCGCGCTTGTAGTAATGGCACCTGTCTAGCGCATTTTAGTGAACTGCGTTTATATAATAGCTATGAGTGACATATTATTGCTTTCCACAGCTTGAAATTTAAGAGATATGCGCTCAAACTTGCGGCTCAGTGGCTGGAGGTGCTCTCATCAGTCGACTCCCAACATTAATGAGGTAAGAGAGACGCAAGCATCGAATTAACTTACAGATAAAATCCATTCTGTATAAATTGCCTATGCATTATAGATATAGATAAAGTATCGGGCACATTTGGGCTTTAGCGTTTTTAAATGAAACCTACTTTTAAGTTTTCCAAAGTCACACAGCTTAGCATGTCTTGTGAAAACATTGAATGAAAACTGGCTGACTttgttaattataattactgaTAATTACTCATTATTTCAGTCCGGAAATCAACATTCAGCAACTATGGCAAAGACGTCTTGTGGTGAGATCGCTCCTCGGATTTAGTAAAAAATTTGGAGCTTTGCTATTGTAATTGAAAACCGCAACAGTTTTGGATTATAATCCAATATAATAATGTCTCAAAGATAGTTGTTTATTTTCTTAGGAtttctgtttttgtgtgtttgttaaagctgcagtccgtaacttttgacgctctagcggttaataaacataactgcttgcgtcttgcggaagaacattgtagccgggctacttctctctgtttatgtctatgaagaatcacaaaggtaccgggttactccgccgcggtacccccgaagcaatctaaaatagttcgaatataaacacttattatagatgtaccctagtgattcaggacaggctaaaacaacggtttggaaaatggattcatggtgtactcgcttattatataaaGTTTGttaatcttgaacacaaaaaaagttacggaccgcagctctgattggttgtttcttaccgggagcagtgaatttctgcaaatggcaataggaccactgggaggagccagaggagcttgatttttttcacagattatctgtctcatattctactgtcaggacacaatgacaggtttcacaaatacatcttTACAAAAGTTAGCTACTTAACCATTTTCTTCACCGTTTGTTTCcacactcggccgccatcttggcaacgcctccgggaagctatttcagaataacaccgggacataaaaacagcatgtatagaaacagcagtgaaatctgataaaaatcgctgaaaaatttTGATGACTTTGCAGGCTTTTCTGACAGAATACTAACAGTTTTTCCTTATTTATCAGTAATTTGCCAAAGTAAACATGCAGAGGTTTAATCATGTTTATCagttgttgtaaatataaaatacagaaaTCGGTGCAATATTAGTTGCTACAGATATTTTTACTGCCTCAAAATTTCATCATAATAGAGCAAGACTGTCTAACATGTTGTGTTTGTCTTTTTGTCTCTGGGTGAAATTCATATTTATAGAGGGGTAATAAAAAGACCACAAATATCACAGATGCATTCATAGCACCTTTGGAGCTGGTTTGTAGCCTGCAGAAGAAATAACTGATGTTACACTGCATGCAAGGATGTTACTGTTTCGATTTAAATTAATATTCCAGGTTAAATGCAAGTTAAAATCCATTGACTGCATTTGTGAAATGCCTTTGATTACTATAGAATATAAGGTCACAGTTTGTACAATGATTAGATAATTTTTCATAGTTATCTACTATGCTGAATATACTTTATCAGCTGGATATTAGACATGTTTGCAGGTTGCTTAAAAATTCAAACGAATATATGAGCAAATTTTATTCTTGAATAGTTTCTTGTCGATGAATTGGTCAAACTGTTCACATATTGGTGTGAATGAATCCATCTTAAATTCACCCAGTATGTTCTTTGAATTGTCATGAGAACGTAACCCTGCTAAatctaatatgtatatttaacTCAGAATATTCCTGTAATATTTGGTAAAAGTTGAAGCTTCATACTGTACTAAAGGTCATATACTTCACAGGCAGTGGATAATGTGTATTTCTGGCACCAAAATGCCATGACACCATGGAAGAGTCTGAGGACTAGATTTGAGGACCCAGTGAGAGGAAGACGAACACCCCCATGTTTATCTGGCTTTACATCATTTGATGAACCATGGAGATCAGAAAACACAACTAGTCCTTTTTTATTCCTGAGCCGGACACGTAGCGTCCCTGAAGCTCTCCATTGCTACAGTAGACCCACTTTGCGGTCAAGCTTCTCTTCGATCACCATCACCGCCAGGAGTTTGTCTCCTAAAAGGGATTGTATAGCTTATTCAAACTCAACTTTTCATCCTCTTAGTACGCCTGACAGACCACCCTCTTTCATGGCCCACAGTGAATATAAAACCCCACAAGCCATTGTTGGCACTCTGGTGCCTCCTAGACACAAAACAGTTGTGGTGATGGTGAGCGAGAACAGAGAACGGCATTGTGCCAGTGAGTCTCCAAGCAGTCCTCAAGCTCCACCAGTCCACGAGCACAGCTACACTGAGGAAGAAGATCAAACGGACTCTTTAAAACGTCCTATCTTTCGCTCTTGTGCCCATCTGGAGCTCCTTCCATCCAAGCTGTCCAGATCTACTCTGTACTTGGATAAATCCCTCTCAATCCCTCTTGGACAGACTTTGTATAGATCCACTCTGTCCCTTTCCCTTGGAAAACCATCTTTTACTCAGACCCCTGAGAAACCCGAAACCATGATTCAAACTAAAAAGTCATACAGTGACTGGGACATGGCAAACAATGGCGTTGATGGAATTGAAAGGCTGTCCCAGCACCTGAATGGGTCAACCATCAATGGCAGtgcttttaaaagtaatattGGCTCCGACTCGGACATGCAGTGTTCCACTTTAACATCAATGCCATTTAGAACAAGGTGCCACTCGTCTTCTGCTGCCTTCAGACCAAATGGAAAAGCTAATGATGTCTCAGGGCCTCAGCAGTGCAATCTAAGAGCCAGACAGGCATTCAGCGAGCCATCAGGTACCTATAACACCTCCCTGGTCCTCAGCAGTTATGCAAATATATCCatcctctctctcttgctcttgcTCTCCTTTATTCTGTGGCTTTGCTGTGACATTCTTTTCCAACACACAGTGTGATGTCTTAGCCAGCACGGTTTCATTTCAACATTTCCTACTCTGGTTGCACACCTTCTGATTGGAGGCTCATGCATTGTTAATGAGACGGCCTTTCCTCAAACTCCTTTGGGAAT harbors:
- the LOC132112868 gene encoding uncharacterized protein LOC132112868 — its product is MRSNLRLSGWRCSHQSTPNINEAVDNVYFWHQNAMTPWKSLRTRFEDPVRGRRTPPCLSGFTSFDEPWRSENTTSPFLFLSRTRSVPEALHCYSRPTLRSSFSSITITARSLSPKRDCIAYSNSTFHPLSTPDRPPSFMAHSEYKTPQAIVGTLVPPRHKTVVVMVSENRERHCASESPSSPQAPPVHEHSYTEEEDQTDSLKRPIFRSCAHLELLPSKLSRSTLYLDKSLSIPLGQTLYRSTLSLSLGKPSFTQTPEKPETMIQTKKSYSDWDMANNGVDGIERLSQHLNGSTINGSAFKSNIGSDSDMQCSTLTSMPFRTRCHSSSAAFRPNGKANDVSGPQQCNLRARQAFSEPSGVPQVRIRAHHEVRTVFHTAEKVRRLIECPVSPHLTNCTCGPKTDQKDRGYQLLSLRDALERFRPDFISRSQNRVRRLELRARERRSLQTAEFIMGVETAYRRRNCTRPHPLSDNLFKPKDRAISGKEMQWRSRRIYNKLPEVTKKKEEERKRLMLETNRLRADVFKKKLLDQVLQRHGD